CACCCCGTCCCAAACAAAAATTTGGCACTGATAAAATTCTGAATAAAATTGACGAATTTTTAGAACATGAAGCCGAAGACGATTATTTTATTCACCAACTAGAACAACAGCTAGCCCACGTTTCCCCCAGCAAACGCGCTGAATTAATCGAAAAACGCAAAGCTTACGCTAACAATAAAAATGTCTATTCTTTACTACTACAATATGCGGCTGGCTTTGGCAAATCCAACATCATCGGCTGGACAGCTTTACAACTGAAGGATTTACGCCGCAATGGTCAATACGTCTACGACAAAATCATGATTGTGGTTGATCGCTTGCAACTCCGCAGCCAAATCGACTCCAAAATGTTAAACATGAACATCGACAACCGGATGTATATTGAGGCAAATAATAAAAAAACTTTTCAGGATGCACTCCAATCCGACACCCGTTTAGTTATCGTCAATCTGCAAAAATTTGGCGCAGTGCGAGAAATGCTCGATGCAGACACCCTGCAAAAACTCGCCCAACTCCGCATCGTCTTCTTAATTGACGAAATCCACCGCTCCAACAGTGGCGACCAGCACGAAGAAATGGTCAACATTTTCGACGAACTCCAAACCCCCTTCGATCAACAAACTCAATACAACCAAACCCGCACCAAGAAAAACCTGATTGTCGGTTTCACAGCCACCCCCGATGACCACACCCTCGCCCGCTTTGGGGAATTTAGTGGTTACGCCGAAAGCGAAAAACTCTGGGTTCCCTTCGATTCCTACACCATGAAGGAAGCCATTGAAGACGGCTTCATTCTCAATCCCCTGAAAAATATTGTCCCCGTCGCCTCCAAGATGCTGTTCGACATCCCCACTAACGAATTAGAAGGCTTCGAGGAACCCAATTATAAAGACGCAGATAAAAAGCAAATTTACGAAAACCGCGATCGCATTAATGCCATAGCTCAATATATCGCTGACTTGCTGGTTAAAGACGTTTATCGGCAAATTCGGGGTACAGGTAAAGCCATGTTAGCGGTATATTCTATTAAAGCTGCGATCGCCTACAAACAAGCAGTTACGCAACATTTCAACGAACTGGTTAAACAGCCTAAATATGCCAAATATACCGATGCACCTATTCATGTAGTCTATTCCAGCAACCAAGACGAACAAAACGCCACAGGGCTAAACAATGGACTGACTGAGGAAAAAGTCTTAGAAAGCTTTGCTCTCAAGAAAAACGGCTTAATCATCGTCGTAGCCAAACTGCAAACCGGATTTGACGAAAAAAGGCTACATACCCTATTTTTAGATAAAGAAATTAAAGGTATTGCCGCAATTCAAGCTATCTCACGGGTAGATCGCACTGCTAAATATAAAAATGACTGCAAAATCGTTGACTTTTCCTATAACAACGTCAACGTGCAAAATATCAAAGATGCCTTCGAGCATTTTTCCGATGTCGTTGTTAGCGACTTCGACCCCTTTAGCGATAAACGAGTTTTAGAAATCCTGTTTGCAGAATTGAAAAAGTCTGGAGTCTACACAGAATTCTTTGAGACTTTTCTCAGAACATTCAATGATAATGCGAAACATAACAATCCAGAGAGCTACCTCGATTTAGAAAGCAGCATCGAAAAGTATATTGCCGCAAATCCTAAACACACTGCTGATGTCAAAGCTAAGGCAGGCCAGTATTTTACCATCCTCAACCGGATTGAGTATGTAATAACACTAGATGCAAAATACAGCGAACCTAGCCTCCTAGAATTTCTGCGTTTCTTCAATAACATTTATAATAGGCTGCACCGTACTGATGATATCAAAGATGCAATCGAGGTTTATTTTGATAATCAAATTGGCATTATCGAAGTCGAAACCCAAGAGCCTGAGCCGAAGAAAAAGAAAATAACTAAAGTCGCGGAAGGCAAAGAACCGACTAGCAATAACTATCAATTTGATATCTTAGCTATCATTGAAGCCCGTAACGAGCAAGAAGACCTAAAGGGAGAACGCATTCAAGAATTTGAATTAAAAATTAGCGCCTTGTTTGACTATGTGCAAAATTGCGATGAGGGCAAACGGTTGATGATTAAAATTAAATCAAATGTTTCAGAAGATGAAATCTATGATGACTTTGCCAAAATCTACCGTAAGTACAAAATCTTAAATCGGCGGCAAGTTGGAGATTATTTTTTCAAGGAAATGGAAGATTTGGTCAATAAACTGTGTGATGATTTTGAAGTCATAGTACGTAATACAGACTATTCTAAAAATTCCTAGTTCCTTTCGTAAAATGTGCTTGAAAACCTTGATTTTTCGTTTTTATTTCTCAACAAGCTTAAGCTTTGTAGCACAAATATTATTAGTAGGATAGGTTCATGTATTTGGATAATCCTCTAAAAGAACATAACTGATTACAAGCGATGCCTACGGCGGGCTACGCCTACGCTCGTACCAATCGTGTCGTAAGTATTTTTACTCTGTGACAGTTAGTAAAGGACTTTACGAACCAGTAAAGAACTTTACGAACCAGTAAAGAACTTTATTGTTTATGTACAAGTTTACAGCTGATAAGAAGCCGTTAAAGCCACTGCCAAAGCATCAGCAGCATCATCTGGCTTGGGAATTTCATCTAAATCTAACTCCCGTGCTACCGCCTCTTGCACATCTAACTTATCTGCATTGCCATATCCCGTTAAAGCTTGTTTAATTTGAGCCGGAGTAAACTCTACATAAGGAAGACGACGCTGGCCCAACACCAAAATTAATACACCCCGCGCCTGTGCAACCAAAATTGTACTTGACATCCGATAGAAGAATAGTTTCTCGATCGCAACTAAATCTGGTTGAAATTCCTCCATCACAGTGTGTAAATCATCAAACAACGTACATAGCCTCAGTCCCATTTCTACATCTGCTGACGTTTTAATTACCCCGAAATCCAGCATATTGACTGTAGTTTCTGGCACCTTGTTGGCAATTTGTGTGCAGGTAATTACCCCAAACCCTAAAGTTGCCAGTCCTGGATCTAATCCTAAAATTCGTTTTTCCATTCAATTCACTTTTACTAAACCAGGGTATTGTTTAACTAGGAATACTGGCAATCTTGACCACTCGCTCTTAGTCTAATGGAATTGACAAATATAATAGTTTCACGCCTAGTGTTAAAAACCAAGTGGTGTACATTTTCTGTTAATTATTGTTTGTAGCACTGCTGTAAATCAGGTATGTCAATTGGTTTTCTCAGACAAGCCCTCAACGCCCTGCAAAAGCAGTCGCGTTCTCGAACTTCCTACCGGGTTAACCAGTGGTTCAAATGGTTATCGCCTGGACTATCGGTAAAACGTTGGTTGTTGATAAGTATTGGGGGTGTACTGCTGGCGAGTTTGGGGTTAGCTATTTGGATCAAGCTGACCCCAATTTTTTGGATGATTGAGTTGTTTAGAGGTTTCCTTGGAGTAATCACCAACATCTTACCCAACTATATCAGTGGGCCTTTGGTGCTGCTTGGGGGATTGCTGTTAGTGCTTTGGGGACAAACTCGTACTGTCGGCTCAATTACTAAGGTACTAAGGGCAGAAGGCGGAGAAGAACTCATCGATGTCTTGCTGGCACATCATCGACTGTACCGAGGCCCGAAAATAGTTGTAATTGGTGGTGGTACGGGGCTTTCTACGTTGTTGAGGGGACTAAAAACCTACAGCGCTAATATTACTGCTATTGTCACTGTCGCCGATGATGGTGGATCTTCTGGGCGGTTGCGTCAAGAATTTGGAGTGTTACCACCAGGGGATATTCGCAATTGTTTGGCTGCACTAGCAGATGAAGAAAAGTTATTAACAGAATTGTTTCAATACCGTTTTCGAGCTGGAGATGGGTTAACGGGTCACAGTTTTGGCAATTTGTTTTTAACGGCAATGAGTGATATTACTGGAGATTTAGAACAAGCGGTTGCAGCCAGTTCTAAGGTGCTAGCGGTACGAGGACAAGTACTACCGGCAACTCTCAGTGATGTTCGCCTCTGGGCTGAATTAACCGATGGTCGCCGCATTGAGGGGGAGTCTAGCATTCCCAAAGCTGGAGGGAAAATTGTCAAAATTGGCTGTATTCCTGATAATCCTCCGGCAGTGCCAGCAGCGATTAAAGCAATTAAAGAAGCTGATTACATCATTATTGGGCCAGGTAGTCTTTATACAAGTCTCATTCCTAATTTATTAGTACCAGAAATTGCCGATGCGATCGCTCAAACAGATGCCCCCCGTATTTATATCTGCAATATCATGACTCAGCCGGGAGAAACTGAAGGCTACACTGTTGCAGATCACATTAGAGCTATTGATGCTGCTTGTGGGGAAAGACGGCTATTTGATGCTGTGCTAATCCACAAAAAATCTCCCTCAGAGCAATCACTCATCCGCTACGCCGAACAAAACTCCCATCCCGTTTTCCTAGATAGAGAAGCCGTAACTCTGCTAGGGCGAAGGATTGTTGCAGCTAATGTTTTATATGAAGATGAAACGGGTTTTGTCCGTCACAATCCGCAGAAACTAGCACAAGTATTGTTGCGGTGGTACGGTAGAGGTCATTATGGAAAAAGGAGAAATATCACGTCTTGACTCGGTTATGAAAATTTTTCTTGCAGATACAGAGGCGACGCTACACTTAGGTATTACTCTCGGCGAATCCCTAACTGCGGGCAGTGCAATTTTACTAAAAGGTGATTTAGGCGCGGGTAAAACTACCTTAGTTCAAGGTATTGGTAAGGGTTTGGGAATCGCTGAATCTATTGTCAGTCCCACTTTCACCCTGATTAATGAGTACACAGAAGGACGGCTCCCCCTTTACCACTTAGATTTATATCGCTTAGAACCACAAGAAGTTGCAGCCCTAAATTTAGAAAGTTATTGGGAAGGTATTGAGGTCATACCAGGAATTGTGGCAGTTGAATGGGCGGAACGATTGCCCTACAAACCAGATAGTTATCTAAGTGTGAATTTGACTTATGGGAATGGGGGTACTCGTCAAGCCGAACTCATACCATTCAATTGTGCCCTTAGCGAAACCATTGCTGCTCTCTAGGCTCATATCCCGACCGAAGTACAAGAAATTTCACTTTTTTAGATCGCAACACTAAAAATTTTTGTTAATAGTTGAGGGAGAACTTCACACTCCTTCTATCTGCCACTACCACGCTCACCACTGTAAATCACTAACATTGTTATCTCAACCCAAAATAAGTGAAAAAATTTTGTAACAGCAGCTTTATTGCTGCAATAATTCAGTTAAAAAACTGATTTAGATAGTGTATGAATTAAGAAAAGGTAAACTGTTGTTGGGTTAAATGAGAGTTTTTGCAGCAGTTAGTCAGCTTGATTTAGCCTGATTGGTTCTCTACTCTCATTAAGAGAACAAATCTGGATTATTTAGCAGTCAAAGCTAGTAGAAAAAAGTTAAACAACATCAAGCTATCTAGAAGTTATCTAACTTTTCCTTATACTCAATATAGCCGAATTAAAGTCACAATATATACACAATAATACTGATTTATATAATAGTTAAAAAATTAATTTAAGTAATTGTAAATACCAATAAATTTTTCGGTT
The Nostoc punctiforme PCC 73102 genome window above contains:
- the tsaE gene encoding tRNA (adenosine(37)-N6)-threonylcarbamoyltransferase complex ATPase subunit type 1 TsaE, coding for MKIFLADTEATLHLGITLGESLTAGSAILLKGDLGAGKTTLVQGIGKGLGIAESIVSPTFTLINEYTEGRLPLYHLDLYRLEPQEVAALNLESYWEGIEVIPGIVAVEWAERLPYKPDSYLSVNLTYGNGGTRQAELIPFNCALSETIAAL
- the ruvC gene encoding crossover junction endodeoxyribonuclease RuvC, whose product is MEKRILGLDPGLATLGFGVITCTQIANKVPETTVNMLDFGVIKTSADVEMGLRLCTLFDDLHTVMEEFQPDLVAIEKLFFYRMSSTILVAQARGVLILVLGQRRLPYVEFTPAQIKQALTGYGNADKLDVQEAVARELDLDEIPKPDDAADALAVALTASYQL
- a CDS encoding gluconeogenesis factor YvcK family protein yields the protein MSIGFLRQALNALQKQSRSRTSYRVNQWFKWLSPGLSVKRWLLISIGGVLLASLGLAIWIKLTPIFWMIELFRGFLGVITNILPNYISGPLVLLGGLLLVLWGQTRTVGSITKVLRAEGGEELIDVLLAHHRLYRGPKIVVIGGGTGLSTLLRGLKTYSANITAIVTVADDGGSSGRLRQEFGVLPPGDIRNCLAALADEEKLLTELFQYRFRAGDGLTGHSFGNLFLTAMSDITGDLEQAVAASSKVLAVRGQVLPATLSDVRLWAELTDGRRIEGESSIPKAGGKIVKIGCIPDNPPAVPAAIKAIKEADYIIIGPGSLYTSLIPNLLVPEIADAIAQTDAPRIYICNIMTQPGETEGYTVADHIRAIDAACGERRLFDAVLIHKKSPSEQSLIRYAEQNSHPVFLDREAVTLLGRRIVAANVLYEDETGFVRHNPQKLAQVLLRWYGRGHYGKRRNITS
- a CDS encoding DEAD/DEAH box helicase family protein, which encodes MSELHLQDRFLIPFFRNELGYQEVKPNTITNCLIIEEDLQAFISTTELNQKPYEILLKKYNNNAQKLLAELIELIQERIASSRNMALFINANKSVTLQGIKLYLFYTDDSIIHNSNLFEQNIFSVVQELPYKYIYQGKQIFSFRPDICLFINGIYLGYSELKSNLTNQTARKNGRGKVIKDYFEAVKVYYETFDNNPHLSDKEKDHYRKDFLKIFEKAIHITSTDIAETYVIRTIDHFFEEILTTCREGKYDREDYEKRAVKTFKPYPLLNTDADKKDKLKELFTVHYGKSFIEKEILYYNFIERDVYVLKGKKELKNELGHLISPRPKQKFGTDKILNKIDEFLEHEAEDDYFIHQLEQQLAHVSPSKRAELIEKRKAYANNKNVYSLLLQYAAGFGKSNIIGWTALQLKDLRRNGQYVYDKIMIVVDRLQLRSQIDSKMLNMNIDNRMYIEANNKKTFQDALQSDTRLVIVNLQKFGAVREMLDADTLQKLAQLRIVFLIDEIHRSNSGDQHEEMVNIFDELQTPFDQQTQYNQTRTKKNLIVGFTATPDDHTLARFGEFSGYAESEKLWVPFDSYTMKEAIEDGFILNPLKNIVPVASKMLFDIPTNELEGFEEPNYKDADKKQIYENRDRINAIAQYIADLLVKDVYRQIRGTGKAMLAVYSIKAAIAYKQAVTQHFNELVKQPKYAKYTDAPIHVVYSSNQDEQNATGLNNGLTEEKVLESFALKKNGLIIVVAKLQTGFDEKRLHTLFLDKEIKGIAAIQAISRVDRTAKYKNDCKIVDFSYNNVNVQNIKDAFEHFSDVVVSDFDPFSDKRVLEILFAELKKSGVYTEFFETFLRTFNDNAKHNNPESYLDLESSIEKYIAANPKHTADVKAKAGQYFTILNRIEYVITLDAKYSEPSLLEFLRFFNNIYNRLHRTDDIKDAIEVYFDNQIGIIEVETQEPEPKKKKITKVAEGKEPTSNNYQFDILAIIEARNEQEDLKGERIQEFELKISALFDYVQNCDEGKRLMIKIKSNVSEDEIYDDFAKIYRKYKILNRRQVGDYFFKEMEDLVNKLCDDFEVIVRNTDYSKNS